In Paracoccaceae bacterium Fryx2, a single genomic region encodes these proteins:
- a CDS encoding DUF6456 domain-containing protein produces MGSNLSADVSLPAWLPEAVRLYLDHTEDGLSLRALARREGCAASTVMRQVRRYENRRDDPLVDEALAVLGRVQGAKTLDPARKDAPDMSAPIHPLTRNATLVMDDASVTLEARRVLRRLAEPGAVLAIAADMDKAAVLREYPDGRVAQTAVVDRAAAQAFALKDWIACRKTGRVATYDITAAGRAALKRMVVEADRQHAGLAEAATPFADQHREWGERMVGEPGTGARRMRCNVAESPVAVLGRRRDKDGKPFLEPELVVAAERLREDFELAQMGPRVAQNWDRFLTGADRGGFRPDGGGAEGPRSARDRVALALRDLGPGLGDMVLRCCCFLEGLEVAEKRMGWSARSGKIVLRIALQRLRRHYDEAYGRSGPLIG; encoded by the coding sequence ATGGGATCGAACCTGAGCGCAGATGTCTCGCTGCCCGCATGGCTGCCCGAAGCCGTGCGGCTTTACCTTGACCATACCGAGGACGGCCTGTCGCTGCGTGCACTTGCGCGCCGCGAAGGCTGTGCCGCCTCGACCGTGATGCGCCAGGTGCGCCGCTACGAGAACCGCCGCGACGATCCGCTTGTGGATGAGGCGCTGGCGGTTCTGGGGCGGGTGCAGGGCGCCAAGACACTTGACCCAGCCAGAAAGGACGCCCCCGACATGTCGGCCCCGATCCACCCCCTGACCCGGAACGCCACGCTCGTGATGGATGACGCCAGCGTGACCCTCGAGGCCCGCCGCGTGCTGCGGCGTCTGGCCGAACCCGGCGCCGTGCTGGCGATAGCCGCCGACATGGACAAGGCCGCCGTCCTGCGCGAATACCCCGATGGACGGGTGGCGCAGACCGCGGTGGTGGACCGCGCGGCGGCGCAGGCCTTCGCGCTGAAGGACTGGATCGCCTGTCGCAAGACCGGCCGGGTGGCCACCTATGACATCACCGCCGCGGGCCGCGCGGCGCTGAAGCGGATGGTGGTCGAGGCCGACCGTCAGCACGCCGGTCTTGCCGAGGCCGCGACACCCTTTGCCGACCAGCACCGCGAATGGGGCGAGCGCATGGTGGGCGAACCCGGAACGGGTGCGCGCCGGATGCGGTGCAATGTGGCCGAAAGCCCGGTGGCGGTGCTGGGGCGGCGGCGCGACAAGGACGGCAAGCCGTTTCTGGAGCCCGAACTGGTGGTGGCCGCCGAACGCCTGCGCGAGGATTTCGAACTGGCGCAGATGGGGCCGCGCGTGGCGCAGAACTGGGACCGCTTTCTGACGGGCGCCGACCGCGGCGGCTTTCGGCCCGATGGCGGAGGCGCCGAGGGCCCCCGGTCGGCCCGCGACCGGGTGGCGCTGGCGCTGCGCGACCTCGGCCCCGGGCTGGGCGACATGGTGCTGCGCTGCTGCTGCTTTCTGGAAGGGCTGGAGGTGGCCGAAAAACGCATGGGGTGGTCGGCGCGCTCGGGCAAGATCGTGCTGCGCATCGCGTTGCAGCGGCTGCGTCGGCATTATGACGAGGCTTACGGGCGCTCGGGGCCGTTGATCGGCTAG
- a CDS encoding trimethylamine methyltransferase family protein: MNEVSGRKARGGGGSARRAERTAVSFESARYISRNIPNFEILNEEALAIIEWNADTVLEEIGVNFLENPGALALWREAGADVKGERVHIPRGLARRLCATAPSAFTQHARNPARNVEIGGRNLVLAPVYGPPFVRDLAGGRRYATMEDFRNFVKLGYMSKWLHHSGGTVCEPTDIAVNKRHLDMLHAHMTLSDKPYMGSVTEPVRAGDSVAMSKILFGDDFVDRNVVMTSLININSPLSFDSTMMGALEVYAKAGQAAIISPFIVGGAMAPVTVAGTLTQVLAEVLAGVAYSQLVRPGAPVIFGAFVTSIDMNSGAPTFGTPEAAHITYGAGQLARRMGLPYRSGGSFCGSKLPDAQAAYETANSLNMALLAGVNFMLHACGWLEGGLVSSYEKFVMDADQLGTLHHLAQGVMMDANGQGMDAIREVGPGGHYLGCEHTQQNFKSAFWRSDLFDYKPFETWDEEGARDTQTLAALRVTRMLGDYQPPALDAGVAEALADYVARKKASMPDAFI, encoded by the coding sequence ATGAACGAAGTATCGGGGCGCAAGGCGCGGGGCGGCGGCGGGTCGGCGCGGCGGGCGGAGCGGACGGCGGTCAGCTTCGAGAGCGCGCGCTATATCAGCCGCAACATTCCGAACTTCGAGATCCTGAACGAGGAGGCGCTGGCGATCATCGAGTGGAACGCCGACACCGTTCTGGAAGAGATCGGGGTGAACTTCCTGGAAAATCCGGGCGCGCTGGCGCTGTGGCGCGAGGCCGGGGCGGATGTGAAGGGCGAGCGCGTGCATATTCCGCGCGGCCTTGCGCGCAGGCTGTGCGCCACGGCGCCATCTGCCTTCACGCAGCACGCACGCAACCCGGCGCGCAACGTCGAGATCGGCGGGCGCAATCTGGTGCTGGCGCCGGTTTACGGGCCGCCCTTCGTGCGCGATCTGGCGGGCGGGCGGCGCTATGCCACGATGGAGGATTTCCGCAATTTCGTGAAGCTGGGCTACATGTCGAAATGGCTGCACCATTCGGGCGGCACAGTGTGCGAGCCGACCGACATTGCGGTGAACAAGCGCCATCTCGACATGCTGCACGCCCACATGACGCTTTCCGACAAGCCCTACATGGGGTCGGTGACCGAGCCGGTGCGGGCAGGGGATTCGGTGGCGATGTCGAAGATCCTGTTCGGGGATGACTTCGTCGACCGGAACGTGGTGATGACCAGCCTGATCAACATCAACAGCCCGCTGAGCTTCGATTCGACGATGATGGGCGCGCTGGAGGTCTATGCTAAGGCCGGGCAGGCGGCGATCATCAGCCCGTTCATCGTGGGGGGGGCGATGGCGCCGGTCACGGTGGCGGGGACGCTGACGCAGGTGCTGGCCGAGGTTCTGGCGGGGGTGGCCTACAGCCAGCTGGTGCGGCCGGGGGCGCCGGTGATCTTCGGCGCCTTCGTCACCAGCATCGACATGAACTCGGGCGCGCCGACCTTCGGGACGCCAGAGGCAGCGCACATCACCTACGGCGCGGGGCAACTGGCGCGGCGGATGGGGTTGCCCTACCGGTCGGGCGGCAGTTTCTGCGGCTCGAAGCTGCCGGATGCGCAGGCGGCCTACGAGACGGCGAACAGCCTGAACATGGCGCTGCTGGCGGGGGTGAACTTCATGCTGCATGCCTGCGGCTGGCTGGAGGGCGGGCTGGTCAGCTCTTACGAGAAATTCGTGATGGATGCAGACCAGCTGGGCACGCTGCACCATCTGGCGCAGGGCGTGATGATGGATGCCAACGGGCAGGGCATGGACGCGATCCGCGAGGTCGGCCCCGGCGGGCACTATCTGGGCTGCGAGCATACCCAGCAGAACTTCAAGAGCGCGTTCTGGCGGTCGGACCTTTTCGACTACAAGCCGTTCGAGACCTGGGACGAGGAAGGCGCGCGCGACACCCAGACCCTCGCCGCGCTGCGGGTGACCAGGATGCTGGGCGACTATCAGCCGCCCGCGCTGGATGCGGGCGTGGCCGAGGCGCTGGCCGATTATGTCGCGCGCAAGAAGGCCTCGATGCCGGATGCCTTCATCTGA
- a CDS encoding antibiotic biosynthesis monooxygenase, which yields MIVLTGRLICADAAEAALVAEHLPRHVALTLAEPGCISFTVVQTADPLVWQVDECFTDRAAFEAHQARTRASMWASATAAIRRDFTTRDTDA from the coding sequence ATGATCGTGCTGACCGGCCGCCTGATCTGCGCCGACGCCGCCGAGGCGGCCCTGGTGGCGGAACACCTGCCCCGGCATGTCGCCCTGACCTTGGCCGAGCCGGGGTGCATTTCGTTCACCGTGGTTCAGACCGCAGATCCGCTGGTTTGGCAGGTGGACGAGTGCTTCACCGACCGCGCCGCGTTCGAGGCGCATCAGGCCCGCACCCGTGCGTCCATGTGGGCAAGCGCCACCGCCGCAATCCGCCGCGACTTCACGACGCGCGACACCGACGCCTGA
- a CDS encoding DUF6477 family protein, producing the protein MTDFRTLLADLRRPRLLIRAARHGVTDYRRDRDLKRLIATHGTATPEIALPRLLCEEERLEATRRAGDASYSLGRHIEVLIALMAEARLLPRAAQA; encoded by the coding sequence ATGACCGATTTCCGCACGCTTCTCGCCGATCTGCGCCGCCCCCGGCTTCTGATCCGCGCTGCGCGCCATGGGGTGACCGACTACCGCCGCGACCGCGATCTCAAGCGCCTGATCGCCACCCACGGCACCGCCACCCCCGAAATCGCCCTGCCCCGCCTGCTGTGCGAGGAGGAACGGCTGGAGGCGACCCGCCGCGCCGGCGATGCCAGCTATTCGCTTGGCCGCCATATCGAGGTGCTGATCGCCCTGATGGCCGAGGCGCGCCTGCTGCCGCGCGCCGCTCAGGCGTAA
- the guaA gene encoding glutamine-hydrolyzing GMP synthase: MKQHDRLLIIDFGSQVTQLIARRLRELNVYCEIHPFQKVTDAFLVDFAPKAIILSGGPASVFADGAPMPPPSVFTLGVPVLGICYGQQVMMHLLGGRVERGHGTAEFGRAYVTPTAVSLPMLEGWFADGREQVWMSHGDHVSEIAPGFAVYGTSPNAPFAITADPARQFYAVQFHPEVHHTPKGAKLYENFVRLAGFTGDWTMGAYREDAIARIRAQVGAGRVICGLSGGVDSSVAAVLIHEAIGEQLTCVYVDHGLMRQGESEQVVGMFRDTYNIPLIHADESDLFLDALEGASDPEVKRKTIGRLFIEVFEKHARAIGGAEFLAQGTLYPDVIESVSFSGGPSVTIKSHHNVGGLPEKMGMKLVEPLRELFKDEVRALGRELGLPAHFIGRHPFPGPGLAIRCPGEITREKLAILRQADVVFIDQIRRHGLYDEIWQAFVALLPVKTVGVMGDGRTYDYACALRAVTSVDGMTADYYPFSHEFLGETATRIINEVAGINRVTYDITSKPPGTIEWE, translated from the coding sequence ATGAAACAGCATGACCGCCTTCTCATCATCGACTTCGGCAGCCAGGTGACGCAACTGATCGCGCGGCGCCTGCGCGAGCTGAACGTCTACTGCGAAATCCACCCGTTCCAGAAGGTGACCGACGCCTTTCTGGTGGATTTTGCTCCCAAGGCGATCATCCTTTCCGGCGGCCCGGCCTCGGTGTTTGCCGACGGCGCGCCGATGCCGCCGCCTTCGGTCTTCACGCTGGGGGTGCCGGTGCTGGGCATCTGCTACGGCCAGCAGGTGATGATGCACCTGCTCGGCGGCCGGGTGGAGCGTGGCCATGGCACGGCGGAATTCGGGCGGGCCTACGTCACGCCCACTGCCGTCAGCCTGCCGATGCTGGAGGGCTGGTTCGCGGACGGCCGCGAACAGGTCTGGATGAGCCATGGCGACCATGTCTCCGAAATCGCGCCCGGTTTCGCGGTCTATGGCACCTCGCCCAATGCGCCCTTCGCCATCACCGCCGACCCCGCGCGCCAGTTCTACGCCGTGCAGTTCCACCCCGAGGTGCACCACACCCCCAAGGGCGCGAAACTCTACGAAAACTTCGTCCGCCTTGCAGGCTTCACCGGCGACTGGACGATGGGCGCCTACCGCGAGGATGCCATCGCGCGCATCCGCGCCCAGGTGGGGGCCGGCCGCGTCATCTGCGGGCTGTCGGGCGGGGTCGACAGTTCGGTGGCCGCCGTGCTGATCCACGAGGCGATCGGCGAGCAGCTGACCTGCGTCTATGTCGATCACGGGCTGATGCGGCAGGGCGAATCCGAACAGGTCGTCGGCATGTTCCGCGACACCTACAACATCCCGCTGATCCATGCCGACGAATCCGATCTGTTTCTCGACGCGCTGGAAGGCGCTTCCGACCCCGAGGTGAAGCGCAAGACCATCGGGCGTCTGTTCATCGAGGTGTTCGAGAAACACGCCCGCGCCATCGGCGGGGCCGAGTTTCTGGCGCAGGGCACGCTTTACCCCGACGTGATCGAATCGGTCAGCTTTTCGGGCGGCCCCTCGGTCACGATCAAGAGCCACCACAACGTCGGCGGCCTGCCGGAAAAGATGGGGATGAAGCTGGTCGAACCGCTGCGCGAGCTGTTCAAGGACGAGGTCCGCGCGCTGGGGCGCGAGCTTGGCCTGCCCGCGCATTTCATCGGCCGCCACCCCTTCCCCGGCCCCGGCCTTGCCATCCGCTGCCCGGGCGAGATCACCCGCGAAAAGCTGGCGATCCTGCGCCAGGCCGATGTGGTGTTCATCGACCAGATCCGCCGCCACGGGCTATACGACGAGATCTGGCAGGCGTTCGTGGCGCTGCTGCCGGTGAAAACCGTCGGCGTCATGGGCGACGGGCGCACCTACGATTACGCCTGCGCCCTGCGCGCGGTGACCAGCGTCGACGGCATGACGGCCGACTACTACCCCTTCAGCCATGAATTCCTTGGCGAAACCGCCACACGCATCATCAACGAGGTGGCGGGGATCAACCGCGTCACCTATGACATCACCTCCAAACCGCCCGGCACCATCGAGTGGGAATAG
- a CDS encoding DMT family transporter — translation MTARKPQTHRPLAAALWMIGSILSFSSMAVAGRAVAGQHDTFEIMMWRSLVGLILVLAVAGAAGRLGEVRADRLGQHLARNVVHFTGQNLWFWALTMIPLAQVFALEFTSPIWVILLSPLFLGERITPARALAALMGFAGILIVARPDFAALNPGVLAAAASAVCFAGSVILTKALTRGESIVSILFWLTGMQLVLGLIAAGLDGRIAWPSAQTLPWLVLIGAAGVIAHFCLTTALSLASASVVMPIDFARLPLIAVVAMVLYDEPLDVLVILGGAVIFAANWINLRAENRAQRAARS, via the coding sequence ATGACCGCCAGGAAACCACAGACCCACCGCCCGCTGGCTGCCGCCCTGTGGATGATCGGCTCGATCCTGTCGTTCTCGTCGATGGCGGTGGCGGGACGGGCGGTGGCGGGCCAGCACGACACGTTCGAGATCATGATGTGGCGCTCGCTGGTCGGGTTGATCCTCGTGCTGGCGGTGGCGGGGGCGGCGGGGCGGCTGGGCGAGGTGCGCGCCGACCGGCTGGGCCAGCATCTGGCGCGCAATGTGGTGCATTTCACCGGGCAGAACCTGTGGTTCTGGGCGCTGACCATGATTCCGCTGGCGCAGGTCTTTGCGCTGGAGTTCACCTCGCCGATCTGGGTGATCCTTCTGTCGCCGCTGTTCCTGGGCGAGCGCATCACGCCCGCCCGCGCGCTGGCGGCGCTGATGGGCTTTGCGGGCATCCTGATCGTGGCGCGCCCAGACTTTGCCGCGCTGAACCCCGGCGTTCTGGCGGCAGCGGCCTCGGCGGTGTGCTTCGCCGGATCGGTGATCCTGACCAAGGCGCTGACGCGCGGCGAAAGCATCGTGTCGATCCTGTTCTGGCTGACAGGGATGCAGCTTGTGCTGGGGCTGATCGCGGCCGGGCTGGATGGCCGGATCGCCTGGCCATCGGCGCAAACCCTGCCCTGGCTCGTGCTGATCGGGGCGGCGGGGGTGATCGCGCATTTCTGCCTGACCACGGCGCTGTCGCTCGCATCGGCCTCGGTGGTGATGCCGATCGACTTTGCCCGCCTGCCGCTGATCGCGGTGGTGGCGATGGTGCTGTATGACGAGCCGTTGGACGTGCTGGTGATCCTTGGCGGGGCGGTGATCTTTGCGGCCAACTGGATCAACCTGCGCGCCGAGAACCGGGCACAACGCGCGGCCCGCAGCTAA
- a CDS encoding ATP-binding cassette domain-containing protein — translation MARIPLLQMSRISLTFGGEPVFDELDLVVHPGDRVALVGRNGSGKSTLLKVMAGLVEPDRGERVVSPGVTVGYMEQDPDLSAWETLGDYAASQLPEGEEYRVAMVAEGLKFRPEAPVSSASGGEKRRAALAKLLAHAPELMLLDEPTNHLDIQAIEWLEDELKSTRTAFVLISHDRAFLRALTRATLWIDRGQVRRRESGFEGFEEWRETVWAEEDEARHKLDRKIKAEGRWAVEGISARRKRNQGRVRALAELRAERGAQIRRQGTAAMELEAGPQSGKRVIEAKGLMKAFGPLTICHDFDLRVLRGDRVAFVGPNGVGKTTLLKMLVGEVAPDAGSVILGTNLQIAVFDQTRAQLDLDASLWDNMTTDPEMRVSGQQDQVMVRGVPRHVVGYLKDFLFDERQMRAPVRSLSGGEKARLLLARIMARESNLLILDEPTNDLDVETLDLLQDILGDYDGTVLLVSHDRDFIDRVATTTIALEGNGQAMAYPGGWSDYRRQRGEGAVETPSKPNASQPVLKKDAKRKADGLSFSERVRLESLPGMIAKFEAEIAKLAELLATPDLFTREPAKFRRATEMMAERQASLAAAEEEWLALADRD, via the coding sequence ATGGCACGCATACCGCTACTTCAAATGTCCCGCATCTCGCTGACCTTCGGGGGCGAGCCCGTTTTCGACGAGCTTGATCTGGTGGTGCATCCCGGCGACCGGGTGGCGCTGGTCGGGCGCAACGGGTCGGGCAAATCCACCCTGCTCAAGGTCATGGCCGGGCTGGTCGAACCCGACCGGGGCGAGCGTGTGGTGTCGCCGGGCGTCACGGTCGGCTACATGGAGCAGGATCCCGACCTTTCCGCCTGGGAAACGCTGGGCGACTATGCCGCGAGCCAGTTGCCGGAAGGCGAGGAATACCGCGTCGCCATGGTGGCCGAGGGGTTGAAGTTCCGCCCCGAAGCGCCGGTGTCATCGGCCTCGGGCGGCGAAAAGCGGCGCGCGGCGCTGGCCAAGCTGCTGGCCCATGCGCCCGAACTGATGCTGCTCGACGAGCCGACCAACCACCTCGACATCCAGGCGATCGAATGGCTGGAGGACGAGCTGAAATCCACCCGCACCGCCTTTGTGCTGATCAGCCACGACCGCGCCTTCCTGCGCGCGCTGACCCGCGCGACGCTGTGGATCGACCGGGGGCAGGTGCGCCGCCGCGAATCGGGCTTCGAGGGCTTCGAGGAATGGCGCGAAACCGTCTGGGCCGAGGAAGACGAGGCCCGCCACAAGCTTGACCGCAAGATCAAGGCCGAAGGCCGCTGGGCCGTCGAGGGCATCTCGGCCCGGCGCAAGCGCAACCAGGGCCGGGTCCGCGCGCTGGCCGAACTGCGCGCCGAACGCGGTGCCCAGATCCGTCGGCAAGGCACGGCGGCGATGGAGCTTGAGGCCGGGCCGCAGTCGGGCAAGCGGGTGATCGAGGCAAAGGGCCTGATGAAGGCCTTCGGCCCGCTGACCATCTGCCACGATTTCGACCTGCGCGTGCTGCGCGGCGACCGGGTGGCCTTTGTCGGCCCGAACGGCGTCGGCAAGACCACGCTCCTGAAGATGCTGGTGGGCGAGGTTGCCCCCGATGCGGGCAGCGTGATCCTTGGCACCAACCTGCAGATCGCGGTGTTCGACCAGACCCGCGCCCAGCTTGATCTGGACGCCAGCCTTTGGGACAACATGACAACGGACCCCGAGATGCGGGTTTCCGGCCAGCAGGATCAGGTCATGGTGCGGGGCGTGCCGCGGCATGTGGTGGGCTACCTCAAGGACTTCCTGTTCGATGAACGCCAGATGCGCGCCCCGGTGCGCTCTCTTTCCGGGGGCGAAAAGGCGCGGCTGCTGCTGGCGCGGATCATGGCGCGCGAATCCAACCTGCTGATCCTTGACGAGCCGACCAACGATCTGGATGTCGAAACGCTGGATCTGTTGCAGGACATTCTGGGCGACTATGACGGCACGGTGCTGCTGGTCAGCCACGACCGCGATTTCATCGACCGTGTGGCCACTACCACCATCGCGCTGGAAGGCAACGGCCAGGCGATGGCCTACCCCGGCGGCTGGTCCGACTACCGGCGGCAACGTGGCGAGGGTGCGGTGGAAACCCCTTCAAAACCAAACGCTTCGCAGCCGGTCTTGAAGAAAGACGCGAAGCGGAAGGCCGATGGCCTGAGCTTCTCGGAACGGGTCCGGCTGGAAAGCCTGCCCGGCATGATCGCAAAGTTCGAGGCCGAGATCGCCAAGCTGGCCGAGTTGCTGGCAACGCCCGACCTTTTCACCCGCGAGCCCGCGAAGTTCCGCCGCGCGACCGAGATGATGGCCGAACGCCAGGCAAGCCTTGCCGCGGCCGAGGAAGAATGGCTGGCGCTGGCCGACCGCGACTGA